The genomic region GCTGTGATTATGTAACTAACTTGCAAAACTTTTCATTTCCAATTTTTTATTGGGCATGTATTTTTCTTTCCTGAATTTTACTGCACTTAACATGTCTGTTTCTGTAAACAGTTGCAGAGGCAACAAAGTAATGGCAACTCTGAAAACTCTTAAAATCAAGACAGGCAGCTGTAAGCGTATCCTTAAAGAGCTTCATTCATATGAAAAGGAGATTGATAGGGAAGCTGCTAAGACTGCAGCCATGAAAGAGAAGGGCGCTGATCCATATGATCTTAAACAACAGGTATGAGTGCTTGTTCAAGAGATGTAAACTAGAATATGGAATTTTATGACCAAAATATTGGCTATTAAATTTGAGTAGTCGTTTGATTTTGATTTCACTAAGTTTCCTACTCATAGCGCCACTTATCAGTGTCTGCATTGTTGGGTTTTATGTACATATCAGGAATTGTGAAGAAAGAGACTGTGAAAATAGTTGATTGTAAATCAATGAATACGATAAAAAATTCTTTTGTATTGAATAACAGACAAAATTGGCAGAGAGTAGTAGTTGTATTTGAAATGGAACATCAACAAAGAGTGAGTGCAAGTCTCACAGTTTTTTCGCCCACATGAAACCATTTCATACATAACTTACAATGCCTTTTTTATTAATCTGCTTGAAAGTAGATATTGCCTATTCTCAACTTCTACATGACAATTGAGTAGGATTTTGTGATGTGGTTTAGGAGAATGTTTTGGCAGAATCAAGGATGATGCTTCCTGATTGTAGAAAGCGTCTTGAATCTGCCCTTGGTGATCTGCAGGGAATACTTGTAAGTTTCAGTATCTTCTTCTAATGTAAACAAGATAGACATGTTAAATGACATCCTTTGATTTTCAACTGAACTCAAAAGATCTATTTTGTTTAAACTTTTCGCATTTTTTCATAAATGACCATGCCTGGTTTTGCTGATTCAGGCTGGGCTAGAACAGCCATGTGAGGAAGCTGAGGAGATTATTGAAGCAAAAAATATAGTAAAGGAAGCGGAAGCTTTGTTTGAGACATCCTCATCATGAGATTCCTCGATCATTCTCTTGAGAGGACTGCCAACTGGTGCCTTGAATATTTTCATATAAAGCCATGTAGGCTGTTGAAGTCTATGCTTTGCCTTTCTTGTATGTAAGATGATACTTTTGTGTAAACGCCATTTCAATTATTTTAGTACCTTATAAAACTAACATGCTAAACTATAGGTGATTGTAGCAATTGCTTAGCATGTGTGTTTTGAGAATGGTGGATATGTTTTTCTGTTTCTGTTTTTCTCTAAGGAAGTTTGTTGTGTCATCTTTATCATTTTGTCAAGGACAAAAATAGGCTTGCCATGCAATGTACTAGAAATGAAGATTTATATCTTAATGGGTTTATCAAGAAGAAACATTAGTACTTGTGTGTATATGACTTTTGGAAGGAACGCTGGTGCTGCTACTCGTGTGTACTGGTGTACGATGATGACTTTTGGAAGATTTTGTCTCCTATACCAAGAGttaaataggacatgatcaagactcattcatggaattatctatttctaaaactaaatcaaattttaacttCCGAAGAACTCAAATTCTAGATTGTGTATTggaaaataaatctattttatgctGGCAAGAAACATAATCTATTTTTTGTTTGTAGGGAATAAAATTTATTCTAATGAAACATCAAAACAAGCTAAATTCCACGAGTCAATCTAATTTTCTGTTTTTAACTTGATTCCAAATTCCATCATCTTTAACAATCACTATGGAAGTAAAATCTAACAATTACTATGAAAGTGAAATACATTGCCGAGTGATGCTGAACTGAGTAATGTAAGATCAAAACGGTGATATTATATATGAAGGATTGTATAACCGGTTAACAGTTAATATAAttagaatgcatacacaaaataacacaatgaaaggtaacaccataacatcaagatttatacgtggaaaaccctgcaaagggaaaaaccatggtggggctgatctGCCTTTGAATGATCAAAACGACAACTAC from Cryptomeria japonica chromosome 3, Sugi_1.0, whole genome shotgun sequence harbors:
- the LOC131066681 gene encoding tubulin-folding cofactor A codes for the protein MATLKTLKIKTGSCKRILKELHSYEKEIDREAAKTAAMKEKGADPYDLKQQENVLAESRMMLPDCRKRLESALGDLQGILAGLEQPCEEAEEIIEAKNIVKEAEALFETSSS